AAGACACATAATATATTTTTGAATAAGAAGCCAAAATATGACGATGAAGACACATAATATATTTTTGAATAAGAAGCCAAAATATGACGATGAAGAcaaataatatatttttgaaTAAGAAGCCAAACCTTACCACTGCGTATTACGGAGGAGCAGACTAAGATTTCTTAACAGATATTTGAAACACCAGCACCAATGACAGAGGGCGTAAAACTAATGAGAAGAAACgaaataaatgaaagaaaataTAGCGGAATGAAGACCCTGTTATACAAAATGAAGTTGACAAATGAGCAGAGAATCTTCAAGCATGATGGTGACAAAATTGAATGAAAGAAAATTTGAAGGAGTAGCTTAATGTTAATATCAGAAACCATATTCTTGATAATGACCTAGAACAAGCATCTTGCATTTGTCCCTCCAATTTTGACAACTTCAGCATTTCAGTCACTTGGGAAGCTGATTTGCCAGACAATATTATCTCACACCGCAATAATCAACAGAGAAAAATAAGTAAAGCATCAGATTATATACCCAGAAGGACCAAGGAAAGTGAAAAAAAGTTAATAATATATCATGAACTTTTGGTTGCTTGACACGGAAGAGAAAACGACTTCGACGTTCTGAAGAAAGCACGAAACTTGTGAGCTTTAAACCAAACAGAATACTAGTAAATAGCTCAACACTCTTAAGGTTAGGATAGCCATGTCCTATGATCTCCTTTTTTCAGGATAATGAAACAGAAAATGAAAAATCTTCATAAGAATAAGATGTCACAATAAGTAAGGAGAAAAGGACCCCATATATATATGTGCAATTAGTCTCAAAATTTCTTTAGGGACTATACTAAAGCAAGAGAATGTGACAGAATAAACCAAACAGAAGGtcaacaaaataatttttttacatCAGCACCATACTAAAGCAAGAGAATCCGACAGAATAAATCAAACAGAACTATACAAATACAAAATCAATATAAGCTACTGAAATACTCCTTCAATATCAACCTAATAAACACTAACACTTAGATTCATGTAGTTCATTCACCAGTACAACAATACAAAATCAACTCTGAAAAACCCAAAAACCCACTTCCTACAATCCTATAATTACTCATGTTTCGTCACAATTAATTCAAGCCAAACAGATATAGCTTCTATTTTTTCTTAAACTAATAGCTTCAAGAAAAGCGTTGATATGTAAAATCGGAGAACTAGTTAGGTTACCCATTAAAAGAATCGTCCAAATGCTAGACAAATATTTTGTACAAAAACTACCAAGTCAGGAATAAGAGACTCCATCGAATAATTAAACAAGCCAAAGAAGTCACCAAAAAGCTGAAATGTAGTACTAGAATCCTCCATCTTCAACTACACAGAggcaaaaaaaggagaagagagcAGCACTTCACCTCATCACTTATAGAAATCAGTGTTCTTAGAACCAGATAGATCACCAGCAACCTAAATAAACCAAAAGCAGAAAACAGAAAGCAAAAATTCAAAAACCCCAAACATAGTAACAACAAAATCTGGCCTATCATTTGTGAATGGCTTTTAGAGCATCAATGGCCAACTTTGTTTGTTTCTCCATCACTTCTATTTCCTTCAAATATAGTCGAGCTTTAGCAACCTTTACGGATCGTGACTTCGCCAGCATCTTTTTCCTGTCCTTCTCGCTAATTAACTGGCCGGGGTTTCTCTTGAACCAATCCTCCACATCAGCAGCGCTACCTCCACCTAAAACCATGTCCGAATACATTCCCGAACTACTACCACCAACATTCTTTTCATCAATTTTATTAGTCTCAATACTCTTCACCTTCTCACCATGGCCCCAAATTCTCTTTGACAATTTGAATATTTTCTCCTCGTGAGGCTTGGAAAAACTCCTTTTGGCGACGTTTCCCTGATATTTCCTTTTCAATCCTTTGAGTTTATTCCGTAATTGAGCTTTTGTTGTTTCCGTCTGCAATTTATCCTTTACAAAATTAAGGAATGCATCATAACTGGTTGAAGGTTTGGCCTTGTTTATCGATGAATAATCGAGATGGCCTTGAAGTATTGCCATTTCATCTTCTTCGCTCCATACTCTAAGAGTGGTGCTCTTCACCTCTGAAATTTCCAATTTCCGTTTTCTTGGTGAGTTCGTAAGAGAATGAGTGGACAAATTCTCACTTGAAGGTGTCCACTCTTTGTCCGTGGAACCTTCAACTTGGGGACGTTGGGCCTTTTTCTGCATGTGTTTTTTGTTTTCGGAAACGTTTAGACGAGAATCCATAGAAGCAATATATTATGATTTTGGAAGATTCACTGTTGAGAGGAGAGGAATGGACTTTGCTTTTGAAATGATCACTGTTGACCGTTGAGAGGAGAGGAAGGGAAGCGCAATGATTCCTGAACTAcgtttgtatatatgtataagtttaATTGCCAAATAAATAAAGTACTCCTCCCTTTTTTAAATAAATAGTGTTTTAATAGTAGTtaggccatgaaaatcaaatatttttcattttatttggtatttgtgtttgattatagtttttgcaaagaatatttgctTGTttaaatgtattgaaagtgaaaaaagtgggaAAAAAAGCGAAAAATAAGTTTTggttgttttccaaatttcaagttgtatttgaaatttttatggccaaacaccataaagtgaaaaaagtgaaaaaaatattCCCACAAAAAGTGAATAATTCACATGGACAAACGGCCCTAagctttcattttattttaaattaagtGGTGTTTTAAAGTTTTGAGAAGAAATTAATTTTATTCTTTCAAATTTACTCTTATTCACATAACAAATAATCATTAAGTAGCTTTTCTTTCTACGCATTTAATTAGAATAAATTAGTAAAAATACTTCTAATTTTTTAGGAATAAGCATTTTCTTAAGTGGTGTGAAGCTAAAAAAACCATTTATTATAAACAGAAGGAGTatcattcttggaggtaaattgTGTGACCTCATGTGAAAAACACAATTGCTGAATCCCATTTTTTTGAGGGGTCTGTGAGAGCACATTGCCATAAGTCATATACAGCATAATTTAAGCAAATTTCTAATGACTTATGGCACCGGGAAAAAAAAATGCATATGTATCATTTGGAAATTAACACACGGGTTTCATTCTTTTATTTTATAGCATTTCATTCTTACATGTGAAGTACGTATTTCAACTACTACTTCTTCcgtctatttttacttgtcctgTATGTTAAAAATAATTGTTCAATTTTACTTAttcagtttgaaaaatcaagagttAATTTATCATTTAATacctattttatccttattattaattattgggttgaaaaattcaagaaaattttAGTGATTGCACAATTTTTAAGATATGTTATATTAATTTTAATCATTAGATTACTTAGTAATAATTAGGGGTAATATAGTAAATTGTCATTCTATTTTTTTACTACTTAATAGGCTTGCCAAGTCAATACATGATAAATAAAAATGGATAGAGAAATTATCACTTTTCAATCATTTTCCTCTTCTAATTAAAATGAAGTCTTTCAAAATTTGTTTAATCATAGCACATCAAAATATATTTAGTTTATTAAGACTGTTTACCTCCGAAagtggataacaattaaatttgtaagtggttaATAAGATATGTGGTTAGATTAATTTATAGCATAAGATAACATTAAGTAAATAATAGTATATTTGATAAATAATAGTAGAGGAAACTTAGGAAGTCAAGTTTAGGAGCTCTGCGAACTGATCCGGTTTGGAGGTTGCTCTCTCTAACtgaaccaaaatacttaagaagaTTTCACTGCCACTTTTCTGATTACAAAATGTATAGAATAATGAAAAACTAACCTAAAAAAAGGAAAGGGTAGACCCTATTTATAGCTAACAATATATGAGCCTTAGTACAATGTAAGAAAAAACCTTtctagaaaaaccctaaaatgaaTAAGGCTGtgtccgtacggtctgacacccctACAAATATCAGCACAAGTGACGGAAAGATCAAATGACGCGTGGCTTGTTCCATAACGGATTCCCCGGACCTATGCTGAGTGTGCTCTCTTCTGGCTCGGGTTTTCCGTGCACATCAAAATACCCTTGGTCTTGACGCAGAGTTAAATGTACTCACGACTCCTCGATTTTCATTCCTACCGGTTGTTACGACCCTGCTCTCCCTCGATTTCATATCGGGCGGCTTTAAACTTTATCCCGATTTTTACCGGGCACAAGTTGCATCTGTTTTTACCGCATACAAAGACCATTTACGTGAGTTGTTACAAGAAATGGAGAGAACGAAGATGCTTGGATTTTTGTTCATtggaacgaaaaaaaaaaaaaactccgtcTGTCTTAATTTATGTCATACTTTAttttttagtctgtctaaaaaagaatgttatctttttatatttaaaaataatttaactctattagatgatttatagccacacatttGTTTAAGGCTTGTTTTGAACCataaatttcaaaattttcatttatTTGTTAAATTTCATGGCAAGTCAAATATTGTTGCATAAATTAAGACGGCGGGAGTAGTAGACTTTGTTTGACTAAACGTTAATTAATGCAAATTTTCGGTAATTGGTTAGGCCTGCGGAGAGAAGCGCAATGGATTTCTCTTTTCCAATGTAAAATTACTGCAAAACTTTAAATGGTTGTCTTCTTtcattaaaaaaagaaagaagaaaaaaaagagtatatGATACAAAGCGGGGCGAAGGAAGAGTACTACGTGGTTCAGACAAAGTTAACATAGCTTTTGTTTAAATTTTGTACTCCCGTCACATTTTAATTATCGTTTTTAGCTCAAAAACTTTATCTCAAATAATTGTCAATTTAGGAATTCAAGATTAAAGTTGACAATTGTTTCAACTATATCATtaacataaaaaagaaaaaaaaaacttctcaatttttctaaaaaaatgtaATAAATAGGAGTAACTTAGTGAATCATATCTcgtatttaattatttttttaatgggCGTGAAAATATCTAAAACAACAGTCAAAATGGGACCGATGGAGTAACGTTTGTTTAAATCTTGTACTCCTCCGTCCCATTTTAATTATCGTTTTAGCTCAAAAC
Above is a genomic segment from Lycium barbarum isolate Lr01 chromosome 12, ASM1917538v2, whole genome shotgun sequence containing:
- the LOC132624863 gene encoding probable transcription factor At4g00390, which codes for MDSRLNVSENKKHMQKKAQRPQVEGSTDKEWTPSSENLSTHSLTNSPRKRKLEISEVKSTTLRVWSEEDEMAILQGHLDYSSINKAKPSTSYDAFLNFVKDKLQTETTKAQLRNKLKGLKRKYQGNVAKRSFSKPHEEKIFKLSKRIWGHGEKVKSIETNKIDEKNVGGSSSGMYSDMVLGGGSAADVEDWFKRNPGQLISEKDRKKMLAKSRSVKVAKARLYLKEIEVMEKQTKLAIDALKAIHK